A window of the Chloroflexota bacterium genome harbors these coding sequences:
- a CDS encoding SDR family oxidoreductase, which translates to MVAPFYSRRLLMGALDGKVVAITGGAGKLGRASALGLAQEGAKLLINDVDKPSLDRLLAELRAAGGHAVANTDDVFSWQGAGRAIDACVAAYGRIDGLLNCAHRYKHGALWEMDQDAIDVTSQAHVNGHFATAHHAARHMIKQRSGSILTVTSVALHGIPGRSTYAAVKGAVVSATCSWALELAEFGVRVNAVSPVFQLRPSHNKPTMHVRWRYTFDAKDTSPPVFDMPTAESNVPIVTYLLSDESRWVTGQVIFLAGDTLALMQQPQYRFAFQPQGWSFNDLKLHFRETIGADLAQPGLGHPVYRWYNGVG; encoded by the coding sequence ATGGTAGCGCCATTCTACTCCAGGAGGCTCCTCATGGGCGCTCTCGATGGCAAAGTCGTCGCCATAACCGGCGGCGCCGGCAAGCTCGGCAGGGCCTCCGCCCTCGGCCTCGCCCAAGAAGGCGCCAAGCTCCTCATCAACGATGTGGATAAGCCTTCCCTGGATCGCCTCCTCGCCGAGCTCCGCGCCGCTGGCGGCCACGCCGTCGCCAACACCGACGATGTCTTCTCTTGGCAAGGCGCAGGCCGAGCCATAGACGCCTGCGTCGCCGCCTATGGCCGCATAGACGGCCTCCTCAACTGCGCCCACCGCTACAAGCATGGCGCCCTCTGGGAGATGGACCAAGACGCTATAGACGTCACCTCTCAGGCCCACGTCAACGGCCACTTCGCCACAGCCCATCACGCCGCCCGGCACATGATCAAGCAGCGAAGCGGCAGCATCCTCACCGTCACGTCCGTAGCCCTCCACGGCATTCCGGGGCGCTCCACCTACGCCGCGGTGAAGGGGGCCGTCGTCTCGGCCACCTGCTCCTGGGCCTTGGAGCTGGCCGAGTTCGGCGTGCGAGTGAACGCTGTCAGCCCAGTCTTCCAGCTCCGCCCGTCACACAACAAGCCCACCATGCACGTCAGGTGGCGCTACACTTTCGATGCCAAGGACACGTCACCCCCGGTCTTCGACATGCCGACTGCCGAATCGAATGTGCCCATCGTCACCTATCTCCTGAGTGACGAGAGCAGATGGGTGACAGGACAGGTCATCTTCCTCGCGGGGGACACCCTTGCCCTCATGCAGCAGCCCCAGTACCGCTTCGCCTTCCAGCCCCAGGGCTGGTCCTTCAACGACCTCAAGCTCCACTTCCGCGAAACCATCGGCGCGGATCTCGCCCAGCCCGGCCTCGGGCACCCCGTCTATCGCTGGTACAACGGCGTAGGCTAG